A region of the Tepidibacillus fermentans genome:
ATGTATCAATTTTGTATCACTATTTTCTAATTACTAGTTGAGCGTAAATGGTTTCGGCTTTATCATTGATAAAAATTTTATGTTCATAAGAACCGTAAAACACGTTATGCTCACCGTATTCTTCAAATAATTCGCTTATAATTAAGCGTTTTATTTTTTCTTTTTCTATGTCTGTGTACTCAATTTCTTTTTCATCTAGTATATCTTCAATCTCATCAATGTAATCGCACGCATAAAACATGTCCGCTTTATCAACAGATATTTTCAATCCATTTACATAATTTTCAACAATCTCCTTCATCCACGAATTATCTAGACGACCAGCTACACGTTCCATCCCTTTGTGGGTAACTAACCACGTGCCACCACTTTTCCGTGCTTCGCTTATTTTAAACTTTCCCCGCTCGATCCATTTCGTTACCGTATTCTGTCCCAAACCCCATATTTTCTCCGCTTCTCGAGCCGTATAAACAGATACGATTGGAGAGATGGTACCGTCAATAAGGTACACCTCGACAATGTAAAAACCTTCATCATCTGCTGGATGGATTTCGATCATAACTCTTCCTGCGTGTTTTCCTTTTTCGTTCGTTAGACTGACCTCTCTACGCTCGAGAGGGTAAATAAAGTCTAAAGAATCTAAATGCCATTCGTACGCTCCTTCAATCATTTGGAAAACTTTTTCAATCGCTTCCTCAAATGCTGCATCTTTACCTAAACACTCTTCTTTAAATAATAACATTGCCATTTTAATTTCCCCTTTCGTTATTTTTGACAGGAGGAGATAAAGATTATAAGTATAATTTGGAACGCATACGATCAAATGCTGATTGTAAACGCCCACTTAAAAACTGATAGGAGAACATATACAACAAGCATTCCTCATCGATTCTTCCGCGGTGGATTACGTTCGTCTGCGTAAAATGAATCCAATAATCTGCGCGGTCTTTATTCATAAATTCATCGAGCGCCGCAAGAATTTCTTCTTTCTTTTTCGCGCGATAAGCATCGTCTTTTTTCTCGAAAAATTCCGCTTTTTCTAATTTAGAAACGAACATATCAACTGCTTTCTCTACGATCGGAACTAACTTAGCGCGAACATCATTAGCCCACGCAACCTGTTTTTCTGTCCCTTTTAAAGTTGGTAACACTTTTTCTCTCATCTTTTTCACCTCTGCCCATACTGTTTTAAGCGCTAGAGCCATGCGAGCTACCCAATCACCAATCATTGTTTTCGCTAAAGCAACTGCTTTTTTCATGATCTCTTTTTTGTTCATTGTTTACTCCTCCTGTCTTGTATTTAACCTTCTGATTTTATTATATACACTTTGTGTCTAAAATACAAGACATTTTCAAAATTTCTTTTCGACATTTTTCGAAAAAAAAGAAACGCCAATGCAACCAAAATTGCAACCGAAATGGTTGCAAATGATTGAAAAATACAAGTTAACTAAGAAATATAAAATAGAAAAAATCAGTAACGTAAAGGTTTTTAAAAAACTTATGTATATATTGAAAAAGTACTTATCAAACTTCAAAACCGAGTGGGCGGCACGTGATGTCGCTGGTAGGTTCGATTCCTATCCACTCCCGCCAATACTTAAAAAGGCAACAACCACAAGGGTTTGTGGTTGTTTTTTTATTAGATAAACTGAATATGGAAGTAACATCAAGTGAAAATAAAAAAGGTTTGCAAACCAATTGCTAACCTTCGTGTCAAGATATATCATTTATTATAAACTTGTCATTCTTTCTACTTCTGATTCTAACTTAAAAATGCGTTTGTTAAGCACTTGAATTTCCGCATCTCGTTGATCTAGTTTATTGTTAATTGTTTGTAACATGGCATGAACGTCTTCCTGATGGCTTTCTTCTATGCGTCGAACAGTGGCTTTGACTTCACTTACATCAACCTGTAACTGAGCTAATTTAGTTTCAATAATATCAAAGCGGTTGTTCACGTTAGATTTTATATCTTGTATTTCTGACTTTGTAGCCATGTTAGCCTTCATATCTTGTAATTCTGACTTTGTGACCATGTTAGATTTTATATCTTGTATTTCTGACTTTGTAGCCATGTTAGCCTTCATATCCGCAAGTTCATCTAGAAGTTTTTTGAGCATTTCTTCCATGATTTCGCCTCTTTTGTTTATCTTCAAACTTACGACCTGCTCACATCTTTGTTAATCTATCAAATCCTATGAACATTCCCCTTGTTTTTCCTTTGGTAAGAAAAAGCAGCTATTATCTGTCTATCCTTGTTACAATTATACTTTTTAAAACTCTAATTTTAAATATTTTTCCGCACAAGAGTATTACAAGAAAAAGCTTCTTTAAATTCTTGAGAAGCATTAAATAGCATACAAAATGAATGGAAAAAAATCACTCAATTTCCGTTAAAGAAAATGAGTGGTTAAAGTCACAACATCAAGGCCAAAAAGATCTCCATATTCTCGGTGTAAGAATTGATAGGGATCATTGCAAATGCATCATATCCCATAAGGTAATGATACCAAGCAAAGGTTCTTTATGATCTCCATGTTCTGTAATCAATAACGCATCAATCCGATAGGTACCTTCTTCGACATTCTTGCGAAAGATATCTTTAATATCGTAAATGTTCATTTCTTGATGAATGAAGCGATAATTTTCATCTTTTTTCTTTTCATGTGTTAGTACATCTTTTAGATAAACATTTGAAAAAGATAAGGGTTCTTTATCGACGTG
Encoded here:
- a CDS encoding helix-turn-helix domain-containing protein encodes the protein MAMLLFKEECLGKDAAFEEAIEKVFQMIEGAYEWHLDSLDFIYPLERREVSLTNEKGKHAGRVMIEIHPADDEGFYIVEVYLIDGTISPIVSVYTAREAEKIWGLGQNTVTKWIERGKFKISEARKSGGTWLVTHKGMERVAGRLDNSWMKEIVENYVNGLKISVDKADMFYACDYIDEIEDILDEKEIEYTDIEKEKIKRLIISELFEEYGEHNVFYGSYEHKIFINDKAETIYAQLVIRK